The genomic window GCTGGAGCTGGAGGTGGGGGCAGATATTGTACGCTCTGCTCGCTCCTTCGATCTAGCGCTCGTATCCAAATTCAAAAATCTCGATGCGATGCAGGCGTACCAGGTGCATCCGGTTCATCAAGAGATCATTGCCTTTATGCGAGAGCAGACGGAATCGTCTGCTGCTGTTGACTATGAAAGCGAGGCATAAAAAGGCTACCCATCGGCCGCTTGTGCTGGCATCTGTTGTCATGGGGATGTTCATGGCGGCGATAGAGGGTACAATCATTGCCACGGCCATGCCCAGCATCGTTGCCGATCTGGGCGGATTTCACTTGTTCAGTTGGGCGTTCTCGATTTATTTGCTGATGCAGGCTGTCACGATCCCGATCTATGGGAAGCTTGCCGACTTGTACGGAAGAAAGCCGGTCTTTGTCGGTGGAGTTGCTGTATTTCTGATCGGGTCGCTGCTGTGCGGCTTCGCGCAGTCGATGACCCAGCTGATCGTATTTCGACTTATTCAGGGATTAGGCGCAGGCGCAGTGCAACCGATCGCCATGACGATAGTAGGCGACATTTATTCACTGGAAGAGCGCGGGAAGATTCAGGGCTATTTGGCGAGCGTGTGGGGATTGAGCTCCATTATTGGTCCGGCGCTGGGCGGTTTTTTCGTGCAATACGCGCATTGGGCGTGGGTATTTTGGGTGAATGTGCCCGTAGGCCTCCTGGCGGCGGCAGGATTGATGCTGTTTCTGCGGGAAGATGTCGAGAAGAAAAAGCGGCAGCTTGATTTTCCGGGCTCGCTGCTTTTGTTTCTGCTGATTGGCTCGGCGATGGTCGTCTTCGTTCAGGGGGGCGTCAGGTGGCCCTGGTTCTCCACTCCCGTCCTGCTCCTCACTGTGTTTTTTCTCATCGCTTTTGTTCTCTTCATACAAGTCGAGCGAAGATCGCCGGAACCGGTTGTGCCGCTGGGCATGTGGAAGAAACGGACGATCGCGGTGGCCAATATCGGGTCTGTCCTGACAGGAGCGTTAATGATGGGCGTCTCGACATTTCTGCCGACCTACGTCCAAGGGGTTCTGGAAAAATCGCCAACGCAAGCCGGATTCGTGCTGGCGATGATGTCGATAGGCTGGCCGCTCGCTTCGACGATATCAGGTCGGCTCATGACCCGGACGGGCTTTCGGCCGCTTGCGCTTGTTGGCGGCGTGTTCCTGATCCTGGGGGCATTCGTCTTTCTGACGATGCGCGAGTCATTCGGGCCGTTCTGGCCGGCTGGCGGAGCCTTTCTTATTGGCGTTGGCATGGGCTTGGCGACGACCACGTTCGTCGTTGCCGTGCAGAATGCGGTGGAATGGCGGGAACGCGGGGCGGCTACTGCGTCGAATATGTTTGCGCGCATTGTCGGGACCACGATCGGTGCGTCGTTGCTCGGCGGTGTGCTGAACAATCGGCTGTCAGCTTATTTTCAAGCGAATCCTGTAGACGGAACGGTATTGGATATCGGGCTGGCCGATCAAATCCTGGACCCGGAGAAGCGGCAGGCGCTGGATACAGCGATAACCGAAACAGTGCAAAACGGTCTGGTCATATCCCTTCACTCGGTATACACGGGGGTATTCGTACTGGCAATCTTGAGCATGATCAGCATGGCGTTATGGCCGCGCGGGGAAAAACGCAGGGCTGGAACGTCGGCCTAGGCTAATGAAGGTTTAGGGGGGATAGGCATGTACTATGTGAATATCGATCAAATCGAGAAACGGCTGGACTTCTCGCAGCATGTCGGAACTGTGGCGCGGCGTCTTGCAGAGAATGCGGCTGACCCTGACCCGGTACTGGCTTTGTCCCGGGAACGGGTGCTGCAGCTGGCCATTGAATTGGTTACGGATGTCGGCTCTTATCTGATTGACGGTTTTATGATGCGGGATGCCGGAAGCTATGAGGACATCGTGGAAGTGCTGCAGGGCGAAGAAGTGCTGGATGATCGACTCGCGGAAGCGCTGGTGAACCTTGTGAAGTGGAGGAAGCCGCTGATGCAGCAATATATGGATTTGCCGCAGGAACAATTGAGCGGCCTGATTCCGCCGCTCGGGGAGCAGCTGCAGGCATTCGCCGAGCAAGTGCGGCAGTTTTTGCAGCGAAATAAGGATTTGTTGTAAAAGAATTGTTATAATAAAGGGAAATTAGGAATGATCGGGGTGTCTTCATGGCTGATGCGCAGAGAATGAAAGAATGGGTGCAGTTGATGAGCGACAAAGGCTGGCGGGTTACGAATCAACGCAAGAGCTTGCTCGAGCTGTTCCTTTCTTCCGAGCGGTACTGGTCTCCGCTTGAAGTGTATGAGGAGATGAAGCGGGACTATCCGGGTGTCAGCTACGATACGATCTATCGGAATCTGCGCTTGCTGAGCGAGCCGGATCTGGGCGTGTTGGAACAGTTCCATTTCCACGACGGCATGAAGTTTCGGGCACGCTGCGAGTCTCATCATCATCACCATATGATTTGCATGCAATGCGAAAAGACCATTCCCTTTGAATTTTGTCCACTCCCGTACGTCGGACAACAACCAGGCTTCGAACCTGTTATGCACCGCTTTGAAATTTACGGCTATTGCGGAAACTGTCAGGGAGCCGAACAGAAAAAGTAATCGTTAAGCTGGTCTATCCAGTCGAGTGCCGACTGTTCGGCCAGCTTTTTGGCATGCCGCCTTTTTTGGATGCCTCCTTCTGACCCGCCGGTTCCATTCTCCCAATTTACACGGCATGTTCACTAAGCTACAATAGGAGATAGTAAAGGGTGATGGAGATGCGGCAACCGGATGTGTCGACAAAACAGACGATATTGCATATTTTGAAAACACAAGGAGCGCACAGCGTCGGAGAACTGGCGGTGCAGCTGGGTGTAACCGAGATGGCAGTGAGACGGCATATCCAGTCGTTGGAAAAGGACGGTTTCCTCCAGTCGGCGGCAGTCAAGCTGCCGAAAGGCAGACCGCTCCATCGCTATATGCTTGCTCCGGAAGCGGATAAGCTCTTCCCGAAAAATTACAACGTGCTCGCGCTTGATCTGCTCGAAGAGCTGGAACAGGAAGACAGTGCGATGGTGGAGCGCTTGTTCGAACGGCGCAAAGCCCGTCTGGCCGAGCGGTATACCGAGCGCATGAAGGGCAAGACCCTGTCCGAAAAGGTCACTCTGCTTGCGCAAATCCAAGATGAATCCGGTTATATGGTTCGGGTTCACCCTGATGAAGAGGGCGGATATACGCTGGTTGAGCATAATTGTCCGATCTCGCATGTAGCCTATCGTTATCAGCAAGCTTGCCGCTGTGAGCTCCAGCTGTTTCGGCAGCTGCTGGACAGCGAGGTGGAACGGACCGAATGTCTGGCGAAGGGCGGGCAGAAATGCAGCTACCAAATTCGTCCGCGCCGAGTGAACACTTGAAGCGTCCCATACGATTCCAAATAAAAAGCTGTCCCCCAGTTATTTCTGAACTTGGGAGGCAGCTTTTTCTATTTGGTATTCTCTCGTTTAGTTCCCGCGATTCTGGAGAACACTAGGGAAACAACACTGGAATCGGAGCGTGAGTATATGTTGTTCGGCATGCTGCGGCGTCTAACTCATCATTGGTTCACCAGCCAGCATCGGAAATCGGTTCCGCCCGGCACGTCAGATGATCTGCGGTTGTATGCGAATGCGGAAACGAATGTGCAATATATTCGCGACCTGCTTCGTCATCCTGTCGATCTGGTCGTTCGCAGGTTTCCGCTAACGTCAA from Xylanibacillus composti includes these protein-coding regions:
- a CDS encoding DUF86 domain-containing protein; translated protein: MYYVNIDQIEKRLDFSQHVGTVARRLAENAADPDPVLALSRERVLQLAIELVTDVGSYLIDGFMMRDAGSYEDIVEVLQGEEVLDDRLAEALVNLVKWRKPLMQQYMDLPQEQLSGLIPPLGEQLQAFAEQVRQFLQRNKDLL
- a CDS encoding MDR family MFS transporter, whose product is MKARHKKATHRPLVLASVVMGMFMAAIEGTIIATAMPSIVADLGGFHLFSWAFSIYLLMQAVTIPIYGKLADLYGRKPVFVGGVAVFLIGSLLCGFAQSMTQLIVFRLIQGLGAGAVQPIAMTIVGDIYSLEERGKIQGYLASVWGLSSIIGPALGGFFVQYAHWAWVFWVNVPVGLLAAAGLMLFLREDVEKKKRQLDFPGSLLLFLLIGSAMVVFVQGGVRWPWFSTPVLLLTVFFLIAFVLFIQVERRSPEPVVPLGMWKKRTIAVANIGSVLTGALMMGVSTFLPTYVQGVLEKSPTQAGFVLAMMSIGWPLASTISGRLMTRTGFRPLALVGGVFLILGAFVFLTMRESFGPFWPAGGAFLIGVGMGLATTTFVVAVQNAVEWRERGAATASNMFARIVGTTIGASLLGGVLNNRLSAYFQANPVDGTVLDIGLADQILDPEKRQALDTAITETVQNGLVISLHSVYTGVFVLAILSMISMALWPRGEKRRAGTSA
- a CDS encoding Dabb family protein → MLTHIVFFKLKNREQDNIRHVRDTLLSMKGRIPELLELEVGADIVRSARSFDLALVSKFKNLDAMQAYQVHPVHQEIIAFMREQTESSAAVDYESEA
- a CDS encoding helix-turn-helix transcriptional regulator codes for the protein MEMRQPDVSTKQTILHILKTQGAHSVGELAVQLGVTEMAVRRHIQSLEKDGFLQSAAVKLPKGRPLHRYMLAPEADKLFPKNYNVLALDLLEELEQEDSAMVERLFERRKARLAERYTERMKGKTLSEKVTLLAQIQDESGYMVRVHPDEEGGYTLVEHNCPISHVAYRYQQACRCELQLFRQLLDSEVERTECLAKGGQKCSYQIRPRRVNT
- a CDS encoding Fur family transcriptional regulator gives rise to the protein MADAQRMKEWVQLMSDKGWRVTNQRKSLLELFLSSERYWSPLEVYEEMKRDYPGVSYDTIYRNLRLLSEPDLGVLEQFHFHDGMKFRARCESHHHHHMICMQCEKTIPFEFCPLPYVGQQPGFEPVMHRFEIYGYCGNCQGAEQKK